The sequence acaaaacaactcAAAACAAGTTTAATgtctacttaaaatattattattataccttattGAAATCCGGCACATACGGCCCCGACCCTAAGCAAGTAAAGACAGAAGATGACTGGGTaggtactatttatttataacttaaagTTTAGTTTTAGAGCacgaagagaaaataaaatgtgaaagcTAAGACACCATTTAATAAAGTCTAACTCAATAGCTTTAACTACATGATGTCTCTCACTCAACGTCAATCAACCTTTTTATAGACACGTAAAATGTAAATTCATTCATAGCCTGGCAACACAGTAGCGTtgtaattaaaagaaatattcTGGCGCCAAGTGTTCCCGCCAAAATCTCCCGCAGTGACAGATGACATTCGTAATCCGAACGAAGCACGAAGTTCTACTTTTTAAATGGCTCTTGTCGACGTGAACCGGCCAGTATGaatgttaaattaaattaaataaaaacagactcAACAGATAAAGTTATGCCTTTATCACTAGAGACGACAAGTctgtataaatatttcaaaacattaatctaatttataattaattgcttaagtagtttttttcttattacaaTCTTGGTTTCCTATttatcgtttttatttttatttttcttggttattttgtccgtaggacaggcaaagggatcatagcccatacagccaaaaaaaatatcgtttttattcttattcttttattaatttatatttttcgtaGAACTAAATGTCGTTATAATTAGGATATAATTAAATTAGGGATGTAACTAAAATACATTAGGGATGTAATTaaaaaggctgtttatgttttgtgttaATACTTCTTGGCAATCTGTACCCAATTTCACGTGTTGACCAGTATAGTAACCGTTTACCGCCCACATGGATAACTGTTATGCGTTATGCAGTTCAAACATTATCACCTCCCTGACACACAAGAGCGATAAGCCAAAATTCCCATCATAATATTATGGCGTTAGAATTCCACAACTTATATTAGGTATAAAATTCAACAGGTCGATTTACAGTGGCATATTGAATAATTTTACTATAATTTAATCGATTGACTAATTGTAAAAAGCAttttaaaaacgtatttaaaaatcaATGATTTTAAcatttgtataattttaaaaaagaccaTTAACACTGGTCGGAAATTCTTCGCATCACTAATGTAGAGAGGTGACATAAATCTGTCAGTAAATCGATATTATCATTAGATTTATATCAATTTATTAAtcgataaatttaaaaatacttactgaccgaaacaaaaaactataaataacGTCAAAGAATTTCCTTGCGttgaaaatgtaatattaatttatggGAGAccgaaacaaaatattttaacataactACATAACGGTAATTCCAaggtcttttaaaaataaaggtcTCTGTCATATATACCtatgtgtttatgttatgtagtttaCCGTTGTTCGATAAAATAAGGTACTTATTTAACAACGTTGTTGTTTTGAATACTTGTTCAGCCTTGAAATACTTTAAAAAcattacagttttttttaattacagaaAAATTATTATCTATACAATCGTAGCGGCTACCTATTGTCGTGACGATGAGTCACGATTCTAAATATGGAATGTCACAAGTAGCAACACCGAAACGGAAGCCCGCTAATTTTTCTATCAGTAAGTGAATCTTGTCTATGTCTTAAATCTTGTCTTGACAAGCTTGTTttctaagaaagtagttaaagtgagtttaacttttatatgagtgaaaaagtgcagaaagtcccgctgatgctgttaccaaagctacgtagtggtgatataactccctttttattattctgactataattttactaacgATGATGCCAAATTCTGTTTAATAACTTGTGTTTAAAATGGCCGGCCGGCAATGCGACTTGTAAAGATAGATGAGTACTCTTTAGGGGGCATCAATAAGTAATGCCCACAATTAAAGACGTTGTCTGTATGCATAGCTTGCAATTGTAGAGGCCTTCCTTGGCTACCGTTGTCCAAATGAGTAGCCCGCAATCGTAGAAGTATTTCCTGGCCAGGTTGCATCTAAGAGTATGgtgcactgttatgagaggctttcttggccatgtaagtgctggcgtgcacactgttatgagaggctttcttggccacgtaagtgctggcgtgcacactgttatgagaggctttcttggccatgtaagtgctggcgtgcacactgttatgagaggctttcttggccatgtaagtgctggcgtgcacactgttatgagaggctttcttggccacgtaagtgctggcgtgcacactgttatgagaggctttcttggccacgtaagtgctggcgtgcacactgttatgagaggctttcttggccatgtaagtgctggcgtgcacactgttatgagaggctttcttggccacgtaagtgctggcgtgcacactgttatgagaggctttcttggccatgtaagtgctggcgtgcacactgttatgagaggctttcttggccatgtaagtgctggcgtgcacactgttatgagaggctttcttggccatgtaagtgctggcgtgcacactgttataagaggctttcttggccacctaagtgctggcgtgcacaacgttgaagaggtcttccttgaccacctaagtgctggcgtgcacactgttataagaggctttcttggccacctaagtgctggcgtgcacaccgttgaagaggtcttccttgaccacctaagtgctggcgtgcacactgttataagaggctttcttggccacccaagtgctggcgggcacactgatgaatagggccttcttggccacccaagtgctggcaTGCACACTAATGAATAAGTCTTACTCGGCTAACTAAGTGCTGATAAGCACACCATTGAAAGGGTCATGTATAAAGGGGCAATTAACTGACATAAAGTAATACCTGAGAGTAACTAATAAGATCACATACGCTGGTGTTCAGCTAGAGTCATTAAGAGAGATAAACTTACATTCTGCAGGGTGATGTGTCACCAAGTAGGTGGTAGTTGTATCACCAAACAGtagttcatttatgtttcttaaacttacagatggagaagtaatccgtatccatgaggtgaaaggaaaggtgtaaggaaagccatattgaggatctgatcactgacataggaacctatgagtgagtaagagttacatcctatctacacatactgactggtattcgcgacgtcagtctagtatgtgtgcattcacatccctacaatagattcataattctttgattatatacataattatagatagatatatataagtgtaaaagagtcgtcgcgacatggagatgctgggatattAATGTCAGTCAGATCTAAGAGTGGTAAATGTGGCTTTCCTTCTCCTTTATTTATTCTGatatgatgatgttttacaattCATATGTGATAGCATTGTAATTGGCATTTGCTTGGTTATAAATAAGAATATCCATGTGTAAatgaggctgtaagctacctaaataaaatgagtagaaaataatatacatgaCAAGAGTTGTAAAGGCATATAAGACAAGTTTTATGATGAAAATgaataaatgttcaaaattggtCATCTGACAGTAATACTGTAAAAGGGCACTAGATGGCGGCACTGGTCTATATTCGTGGTTATTACGAACGAAAATGAAAAGAAATCTGAGGTGAATCCATAATTCTAGACACGATGACATTCTAGAATGATTAGGAAGATTCATATTTTGGTTAAATATGTGCTGTCGGACAGAAAAGGTACGTAAAAGAGTTCTGTTATAGAAAAATGATACGAAAATTTGATGAATGAAACGACGCCATTGTGGTAGAAAGCGGCGAAACAAGTTATGATCAAATGATGTTTTATTTACGAGatattgtgtttgtttgtgttgaAATACATTATAGAAAAtgattttatgatttataatgttgttttcatttatttgtgtTCCCAAATGACGTGAATTTATGATTATTGGTGTGTAAAGAAAATACACCGGAAATACTATTTCTGTTTCGCGAGAACGAGAGAGAAAGAACCTCAGTGTTGCTATTTAATAAAATGATCCCGATAGTGGGTAAAATATTTACGAGTGGGTAAATAATACTAAGTTGAAGTtcataattttgtatgaaattcttGGTTGTTGTAAATTGAATTACGtataaataagaagaaaaaattgTGTGTATTATTTAATGGTATACGCTATTAATGGAGAGTTAAGAaatcaacaatattttttaaggtATATTCACGAGAGAGGaatattttaatgtgatgttggCAACATTACTTTGCTCGTTTTCTTCAGAAAAGTTTGACATAGAGAGGTTGAaaagttcttattttaaataaaataccttgTGATAAGAGTTAAATAGTGAATAGTTTCATAGTTTGTGATTGGATTTACTTGGTGAGTAAAAGAATTTGTTGAGATATCGTTATATTTCGAGATTTTCGTAAGATAAACTGTAAGATTGTAATCATGGCTGATGCAGTATGTTTGTGTATCTAAATATCGTATAATCAGTTTTCATGAGTGATATTGAAGTTGTTTTACATTGTAAACGCAAGTAATGAGCTtgttttatgatggaatatggtcggtacatacatacgtacttacgataattatttttgtcGAGTTTTCTCTGTTGTGGACCGACGccattatattttgaattttctagCTAAAAAGAATTATAAGTTTATGAATGTACTTGTCGTAAAGAGTAATAATAGAATACTTACCTGATTACGATTAGAGAAAATCTAAACGTTTGACGTTTGAATACTTACTGTGTGTAAATATTTTCAGCTAAGAATCTTGTTGGCATATACCGGTTTACTTACGAATGATGGAGTCATTGCTAATTTCTAGACTCCAAGATATAATAAATCAT is a genomic window of Pectinophora gossypiella chromosome 25, ilPecGoss1.1, whole genome shotgun sequence containing:
- the LOC126378161 gene encoding uncharacterized protein LOC126378161; this encodes MAKKASHNSVHASTYMAKKASHNSVHASTYMAKKASHNSVHASTYVAKKASHNSVHASTYMAKKASHNSVHASTYVAKKASHNSVHASTYVAKKASHNSVHASTYMAKKASHNSVHASTYMAKKASHNSVHASTYVAKKASYNSVHASTYMAKKASHNSVHASTYMAKKASHNSVHASTYMAKKASHNSVHASTYVAKKASHNSVHASTYMAKKASHNSVHASTYVAKKASHNSVHASTYVAKKASHNSVHASTYMAKKASHNSVHASTYMAKKASHNSVHASTYVAKKASHNSVHASTYMAKKASHNSAPYS